Within Rhodopirellula islandica, the genomic segment CTTCGTTTTCTACGAAGGCCCCCCAACGGCCAACGGGATGCCTCACCCGGGTCACTGCCTGACACGCGCGATCAAAGACGTCTTCCCTCGCTACAAAACGATGCGGGGCTATCGCTGCGAACGCAAAGCCGGCTGGGACACGCACGGGTTGCCGGTTGAAGTCGAAGTCGGCAAAGAACTCGGCATCCACAGCAAAGAAGAGATCGAAGCCTACGGCGTTGAACCCTTCATCCAGAAATGCCAATCCAGCGTGTGGCGTTACATGCAGGAATGGCAAACGCTGACCCGCCGACTCGGGTTTTGGGTCAACCTGGAAGAAGCCTATGTGACGTACCACCAATCCTACGTGGAGAGCGTCTGGTGGTCGCTGAAAAATCTGTTCGACCGCGGACTGCTCTACCAAGGCCACAAGATCGTGTGGTGGTGGGCTCAAGGCGGCACGGCACTTTCCGCTGGCGAAGTCGGGCAGGGCTACCGCGAGGTCGCTGACCCAAGCGTCTACGTGTTGTTCCCGTTGGCTGACCAACCAGAACGATCCTTGGTGGTCTGGACCACGACCCCCTGGACGTTGCCCAGCAACATGTACGCGGCGGTGAAGCCCGAACTGGAATACGCCGTTGTCAAAGATTCCGAAACCGGTCAAGAACTGGTCCTGGCCGCCGCACTGGTGGAGTCACTCGCAGGCAAACTCAAACGCGAATTGACAGTCATCGAAACGGTCACGGGCGAGTCGCTGGTCGGCAAGCGCTACCAACCTCCGTTTGACGATTACCACTCGCGACTGGGCGATCCAAGCGGCGAATTGATCACCGGTGAAAAGGAGTCGCTGTACTGGCGCGTCGTGGCGGCTGATTTTGTGACCACGGATTCGGGCAGCGGTCTGGTTCACTTGGCACCTGCATTCGGTGAAATCGATCACGAAGTTTTGGTCACCGAGCGAACTCGATTCGTCGAGGGCCAGCGCCCCGAACTCTTGTGTGCAGTCGGCCCCGACGGAAAATTCACCGATGAGTTTGCATCGATGAAGGGCGTCTGGGTCAAGGAAGCCGACAAGACTCTGACGCGAACGTTGCGTGAGTCCGGTCGCCTGTTGCACCTGGAACAGTACCTGCACGATTATCCGTTCTGCTGGCGAGCCGACGATGACCCGTTGATCCAGTACCCTCGAGAAAGCTGGTTCATCCGAACGACCAAGTTCCGCGACTTGATGTTGAAGAACAACAGCAAGATCGGCTGGCAACCCGAACACATTCGCGATGGACGCTTTGGGAACTTCCTAGACAGCAACGTTGACTGGGCGTTGTCGCGGGAACGCTACTGGGGCACGCCGCTTCCGATTTGGGTTTGCCAATCCACCGGTCGCATGGAAGCCATCGAGTGCTACGAAGAATTGCTCGCCAAACCCGGCGTGGATGGAACGCAGGTTTGGGACAATGCCAAAGCGGCCAACCCTGAACTGCCCGACGATCTTCGCGTTCACAAACCCTACATTGATTCGGTCACCTACGATTCGCCGTTCGAATCGGGCGCCCGAATGCAGCGGGTCAGCGAAGTCATCGACTGCTGGTACGACAGCGGTGCGATGCCGTTTGCCCAATGGGGATGGCCGCATCAAAACGACGCTCAATTCCAAGAGCAATTCCCGGCGGACTTCATCAGCGAAGCCATCGACCAAACCCGCGGTTGGTTCTACAGCCAACTGGCGATCAGCACGATGTTGTTTGGCGAAGGGGCCTCGATCCGGGAAGCTGGAACTCAGGCCAGCGAATCCACACCGTCTCGCGACAGTGAATCGGACTACCCGCATCCGTTCCGCAACTGCATCGTGCTGGGATTGATGCTGTCTCAGTGGTACGAAGCGGCTGGCAAAGATGGCCAACCCAAAACGGTGTTGCTGTCCGAAGCGGAAGTCGAACAAGCCGAGGGCAAGTTCACCAAGAAGACCGGCAAGATGTCCAAGAGTCTTCGGAACTATCGCAGTCCCTCGGAGATCTTCGACAAGTACGGTGCCGATGCGATGCGTTGGTATTTCTTCGCCAATCAAGCACCGTGGAATTCGATCATCTACTCCGATCAAGCGATCCGCGATTCGATCCCCGAGTTCCTGCTGCGACTCTGGAACACATACAGCTTCTTCTCGATCTACGCTGAGATCGATGGGTTCAATCCCACGTCGGCCACCAACGCGGACGATCAGCTGACGCCCCAGTCATTGGCTTCGGCACCCACCTATCGCCCCATCAACGAACGAAGTGAGATCGATCGTTGGATCCATTCTGAATTGCATCGCACCTTGGCGACCGTCATCGACCGCATGGATGCGTTTGACAACTACAACGCGTGCCAAGCGATCACGAACTTGCTGGATGGTCTGAGCAACTGGTACGTCCGCCGCAGCCGCGATCGGTTCTGGGCCTCCGATGCCGATTCCCCCGACAAACACGATGCGTACTGGACGTTGTACGAAGTGATGCTGGAACTGACCAAGGTCATCGCTCCCTTCGTTCCGTTCCTGGCCGACACGTTGTGGAAAGAATTGACCGCGCCGTTTGGCGACAAGGTGCTGCCGAGTGTTCACCTGTGTGACTTTCCCCAACCGGATGCCTCCCGCGTCGATCAAAAGCTTTCCGACTCCATGCGATTGCTGCGAGAGATCGCATCGATGGGACGCTCGGCTCGTGCCGACGCCAAGCTGAAGGTCCGCCTGCCGCTGTCCAAGGTCGAAGTGATCCTGACGGACAATTCGTCGATCGATTGGTTGCAAAGCCACGATGCGTTGGTGCGAGAAGAACTGAACGTGAAAGCGGTCGACTACACGACCGATGGCGGCGAGTACGTCCAGTACACCATCGTCCCCAACTTCAAACGGCTGGGCCCCAAAGTGGGCAAGAACATCCCGCTGGTCAAAAAGATGCTGGGCGAAGCGGACGGCAACCAATTGCTGACTCAGCTGCAAACGGCCGGCTACGTGGAAGTTGAACTTCCATCGGGTCCCTTGAAGTTGGACGGGGAAGACATTGAGATTCGCTTGCAAGCCCGGGAAGGTTGGGCAGCTGCTCAAGGTTCAGGCTGCGTCGTCGTGCTCAACACCGAAGTCACTCCCGAACTTCGTCGTGAAGGATTGGCCAAGGACTTGATCCGCGGGATCCAAAGCCAACGCAAAGAACTCGATTGCCAATACACCGATCGAATCCGTGTGGCCGTGGAAACGTCGGATGCGGAACTGCAGGCCGCGATTGAAACCCACCGTGAAATGATTTGCAGCGAAACCTTGGCCAATGAACTGATCGCTGGCACATTGAAGAACGCTCAGCAAGTCAGCATGGAGGGCGGCGAATTGTTTGTCGCCAAGGTGAGTGACGCGTGAGCGATGCAAGCCCCCTCAAAGTAGCCGTCTTCCTCAGCGGAGGCGGTCGCACGCTGGCCAATTTGATTCGCCATCGCGATGACCATGGTCTGCCCATCGAATTTCGGCTGGTGATCGCCAGTCGAGAGGGTTTGGGCGGAATCAAAATCGCGGAGGAGGCTGGCATCGAAACACGCGTCGTTCGGAAAGGCGACTTCGATACCGACGAAGCCTACTGCGAAGCCATGTTTGGTCCTTGCCGAAACGCCGGGGCGACGCACGTGGTCATGGCGGGTTTCTTGAAACACGTTTTGATCCCCAGTGACTTCGAACAACGCGTGATCAACATTCATCCGTCCTTGCTGCCTGCCTTCGGAGGCAAGGGGATGTACGGCCACAACGTGCATGCCGCGGCGATCAAGCGAGGCGTGAAGATCAGTGGTTGCACGGTTCACTACGTTGACAACCTTTATGACAACGGGCCGATCATCCATCAGAAGGCCTGCCCGATCCTTCCCACCGACACGCCCGACGACCTCGCCTCGCGGGTGTTCCAACTCGAATGCGAAACGCTGCCCGAAGCCATCCGCATGATGGCCGCCTCGCAAGAACCCGCCGCATCGTGAAACGGTTGTAGCATGGGCACTCTTGCCCCTCAGAGTCGGCCAAGACCACCCCATCACAACCCGAAGCGTGAGCGAGGGACGCCCCCCAACTCCCACGACGGCCCCATCCGGGGCGACCGTTTGTTTTCCGGCATCGGTCTCTCGGGGCTTCCGCCCCGAGCTAAGCATGACGGCCCCATCCGGGGCGACACCCAGACGCCCGCCACCATATATTTTTCGAACGTCCCAAGGGAGGGTGATAATAAACGCTTGGCAACACGGTACTTCAAAACTGCACGACCTCCTCAACGGGCGAGGTTCGCAAGAGGTTTCGAGAAGGGCATTCAGAAGCCGCGTGACCACGACGATCAGGTGGAACGGGGGAGTTTGCGCGGACCATTTGTTGTGGTCCACCAGCCACCGATCGTCAAGCAACGCGTCAGTGAACTACAGCGTGTAGTACTCTTCCCAGCCTTTTCGGGGAGCGTGCCCCTTGAGAAGCTGGTTGGCTTGATCGTTGTTCGTGATCTCTCGCGTTTCCGCGTCAAACTTGAGAGTTCCACCAAGTCGCTGAGCGATGCAGCCAATCATGAAGACCTGCGTCAACGGACCCGAGACTGCAAACTTCGAATTGCATTCTTCTTTGCCCATCGCGGCGAGCAAGAAGTTCTTCATGTGGTTTTGGTTGGTTTCGCCTGCAGGAATCTTGGGCGTCTCGATCGCATCCTCTGAATCCGAAAGAATGCTGAGTTTCCCACTGTGCGTGCCACCGATGAATGTCAAATCATCGCTGTAGATCACCTTTCCGCAAGCGGGAACCGATTTGCCTTCGCCCAGTGCCTTCGGGCGAGGAGGCGTGTTCTTGACTCCGTCGTACCAGTTGATTGACATGGCCGGCATGCCTGGTCCACGTTCTGCGAATTCAAATGCGATCGTGGTTGCCATGGGGAAGATGTAGTCATTCTGCCCTTCCAATTTGTCGGCGCGGACTTCGTAGGGCAGTCCCAATTCGAGGAAGCGGTGAATGCTGTCCAAGGTGTGCGGTCCCCAATCGCCGAACGCACCATCGCCATAGTCGTACCAACCTCGCCAATTGCCTCCATCGAGCCGCTTGCTGTAGTCACGCATCGGTGCGGTCGCGGACCACACGTCCCAGTTCATTCCAGCCGGCATCGGCTCCGCGGCTGGGTACCCGGTCACGTCTCCCCATGGATGCCAACGACGTCCTTTGTTCATACAAGCGTCGACGCGGCGGACATTTTGGATGATTCCGTCCTCAACCCAGGTTTTGAACTGCATGCGTTGAGAAGACGAGTGCCCCTGATTCCCCATTTGGCAGATGCCGTTGTGCTTTTTTTCTGCTGCGATCAGCAGCTCACACTCCTCGAACGTGTGCGCAAGTGGTTTCTCGACGTAGGTGGCGACACCCTCTGAAATCGCACGCATGGCAATGGGAAAGTGCGTGTGGTCGGGCGTTCCCACCGTGCAAGCGTCGATCTTGCCGCCCATGTCGTCAAACATCTTGCGAAAGTCATCGTAAACCTTCGCATCAGGGTGTTGCTGTTTGAAGCGAGCGGTGCGGGACGGATCGACGTCACAAAGGGCAACGACATTGACCATGCCGGATTTGATCGCGTCGTTGCCAATGGCGGCTCCGCGATTTGTGCAACCGATGATCGCCAGGTTCAGCTTGTCGCTCGACTCGGCCGCTGTCGCGGATTGAATGCCGACGGTTCCGATGCCAATGGTCGCGGTCGTGGCCGTTTTCAGAAAAGAGCGACGGTTGGCGGTAGTCATCTTGTTGGTCACGGCGAGGAATTCCAGTTTGGCGGGCACAGGGTGTCAATTGGTTCGGGTTTCGGCCCCTCATCATACCCGATCCAAGCGAACCATTTGACTTTGAAACGACCTTTCAAGGCTGGGGTCGGACGCGCCTACGCGAAGCTTTTTGACAACGGCAGACGTCCCGAACGTCGACGCTGATTTTGGCGGAGGACACCCCAAGATCAGTAGGAACGTGAAAACAGCTTGCGAATCCTCCCAGTTGCGATTCAACCGTTGTTTGTCTTGCACCTTGATTCTCCGTCGAAGAGAATTTGTTTGAGCCCAAGTCAAATCGGGTGCTTGCCGAGCGAAGCAGTTGAAACGGACGTTCCGCTGGCATTGTGAATATTCAAGGAGAGTACCGACCATGTCATTCATCCGAAGTCTCCGAAACTCGCTGGCAATCTTGTGCTTGATGGCGGGAACTTGTGCGGCCCAACAACCCGGCTC encodes:
- a CDS encoding Gfo/Idh/MocA family oxidoreductase, which encodes MTTANRRSFLKTATTATIGIGTVGIQSATAAESSDKLNLAIIGCTNRGAAIGNDAIKSGMVNVVALCDVDPSRTARFKQQHPDAKVYDDFRKMFDDMGGKIDACTVGTPDHTHFPIAMRAISEGVATYVEKPLAHTFEECELLIAAEKKHNGICQMGNQGHSSSQRMQFKTWVEDGIIQNVRRVDACMNKGRRWHPWGDVTGYPAAEPMPAGMNWDVWSATAPMRDYSKRLDGGNWRGWYDYGDGAFGDWGPHTLDSIHRFLELGLPYEVRADKLEGQNDYIFPMATTIAFEFAERGPGMPAMSINWYDGVKNTPPRPKALGEGKSVPACGKVIYSDDLTFIGGTHSGKLSILSDSEDAIETPKIPAGETNQNHMKNFLLAAMGKEECNSKFAVSGPLTQVFMIGCIAQRLGGTLKFDAETREITNNDQANQLLKGHAPRKGWEEYYTL
- the ileS gene encoding isoleucine--tRNA ligase, coding for MSANSTAAFRAPAASPHFPTLEEQVLAFWDQHSIYEQSLARRANAPTFVFYEGPPTANGMPHPGHCLTRAIKDVFPRYKTMRGYRCERKAGWDTHGLPVEVEVGKELGIHSKEEIEAYGVEPFIQKCQSSVWRYMQEWQTLTRRLGFWVNLEEAYVTYHQSYVESVWWSLKNLFDRGLLYQGHKIVWWWAQGGTALSAGEVGQGYREVADPSVYVLFPLADQPERSLVVWTTTPWTLPSNMYAAVKPELEYAVVKDSETGQELVLAAALVESLAGKLKRELTVIETVTGESLVGKRYQPPFDDYHSRLGDPSGELITGEKESLYWRVVAADFVTTDSGSGLVHLAPAFGEIDHEVLVTERTRFVEGQRPELLCAVGPDGKFTDEFASMKGVWVKEADKTLTRTLRESGRLLHLEQYLHDYPFCWRADDDPLIQYPRESWFIRTTKFRDLMLKNNSKIGWQPEHIRDGRFGNFLDSNVDWALSRERYWGTPLPIWVCQSTGRMEAIECYEELLAKPGVDGTQVWDNAKAANPELPDDLRVHKPYIDSVTYDSPFESGARMQRVSEVIDCWYDSGAMPFAQWGWPHQNDAQFQEQFPADFISEAIDQTRGWFYSQLAISTMLFGEGASIREAGTQASESTPSRDSESDYPHPFRNCIVLGLMLSQWYEAAGKDGQPKTVLLSEAEVEQAEGKFTKKTGKMSKSLRNYRSPSEIFDKYGADAMRWYFFANQAPWNSIIYSDQAIRDSIPEFLLRLWNTYSFFSIYAEIDGFNPTSATNADDQLTPQSLASAPTYRPINERSEIDRWIHSELHRTLATVIDRMDAFDNYNACQAITNLLDGLSNWYVRRSRDRFWASDADSPDKHDAYWTLYEVMLELTKVIAPFVPFLADTLWKELTAPFGDKVLPSVHLCDFPQPDASRVDQKLSDSMRLLREIASMGRSARADAKLKVRLPLSKVEVILTDNSSIDWLQSHDALVREELNVKAVDYTTDGGEYVQYTIVPNFKRLGPKVGKNIPLVKKMLGEADGNQLLTQLQTAGYVEVELPSGPLKLDGEDIEIRLQAREGWAAAQGSGCVVVLNTEVTPELRREGLAKDLIRGIQSQRKELDCQYTDRIRVAVETSDAELQAAIETHREMICSETLANELIAGTLKNAQQVSMEGGELFVAKVSDA
- the purN gene encoding phosphoribosylglycinamide formyltransferase: MSDASPLKVAVFLSGGGRTLANLIRHRDDHGLPIEFRLVIASREGLGGIKIAEEAGIETRVVRKGDFDTDEAYCEAMFGPCRNAGATHVVMAGFLKHVLIPSDFEQRVINIHPSLLPAFGGKGMYGHNVHAAAIKRGVKISGCTVHYVDNLYDNGPIIHQKACPILPTDTPDDLASRVFQLECETLPEAIRMMAASQEPAAS